Proteins co-encoded in one Astatotilapia calliptera chromosome 18, fAstCal1.2, whole genome shotgun sequence genomic window:
- the pif1 gene encoding ATP-dependent DNA helicase PIF1 isoform X2, whose product MLSGEDGAQLQCTVTVEQLNSSGQATRRKVIRKASVILGRNEYQEIILRVHDGKVPQSYHLKEFKLFTKFARDGKCTVKLVPENIQVLMSNCPTDQLSLFLKTLSIKHQAWQGSKPLSNREKLKAGLPRSFEAISPLQQKDIQKVKELRSKVAPNGLTDRSNRMTAAGTGQQVKRSRSDCNFSPVKANPSKKPILSLPSRKLNKEQAAVLSAVLSGKNVFFTGSAGTGKSFLLKRIMGSLPPKSTFATASTGVAACHIGGTTLHNFAGIGSGSAPVEQCIELAQRPGVLQHWTSCRHLIIDEISMVEAQFFDKLEAVARSVRRSTEPFGGIQLIVCGDFLQLPPVSKGKEKASFCFQARSWRKVIQINMELTEVRRQTDQSFISLLQAVRVGRVTEEVTAKLIKSANHQIERDGILATRLCTHKDDVDLTNENKLQQLPGSARLFEALDSDPVLVNTIDAHSPVGRLIQLKVGAQVMLTKNLDVARGLVNGARGVVVDFESGKHGPYLAVKNPTEAMDSHVCVSCAASQRC is encoded by the exons ATGTTATCGGGAGAGGACGGCGCACAGCTTCAGTGCACTGTGACGGTGGAGCAGCTCAACAGCTCGGGACAGGCCACCCGGAGGAAGGTCATCCGCAAAGCCTCAGTAATTCTGGGCCGGAATGAGTACCAGGAGATCATCCTGCGAGTCCACGACGGCAAAGTGCCCCAAAGCTACCATCTGAAAGAGTTCAAACTTTTCACCAAGTTTGCCAGAGATGGGAAGTGCACCGTGAAACTGGTCCCTGAAAACATCCAGGTCCTCATGTCAAACTGTCCAACTGACCAGCTTAGCCTCTTTCTCAAAACCCTGAGCATCAAACACCAGGCCTGGCAGGGCAGCAAGCCTCTGAGCAACCGAGAGAAGCTCAAGGCCGGCCTGCCCCGCAGCTTCGAGGCCATCAGCCCCCTGCAGCAAAAAGACATCCAGAAAGTCAAGGAGCTGAGAAGCAAAGTGGCTCCTAACGGACTGACGGACCGCAGTAATAGGATGACCGCTGCAGGTACAGGACAGCAGGTCAAACGCTCCAGGAGTGACTGTAACTTCAGCCCA GTAAAGGCCAACCCGAGTAAGAAGCCAATCCTCTCCTTACCATCACGCAAGCTTAACAAAGAGCAGGCTGCTGTTCTCAGTGCAGTGCTGAGTGGCAAGAATGTCTTTTTCACCGGAAGTGCAG GTACAGGGAAGTCCTTCTTGCTCAAGAGAATCATGGGATCTCTTCCACCAAAGAGCACTTTTGCCACAGCCAGCACGGGAGTGGCTGCGTGTCACATCGGAGGAACAACGTTACACAACTTTGCTG GTATTGGCTCAGGCTCTGCCCCAGTGGAGCAGTGCATCGAGCTGGCTCAGAGGCCCGGGGTGCTCCAGCACTGGACTAGCTGTCGACACCTTATCATTGATGAGATTTCCATGGTGGAGGCTCAGTTCTTTGACAAGCTCGAGGCAGTAGCTAG GTCGGTGAGGAGGTCTACCGAGCCATTTGGAGGGATCCAGCTGATCGTTTGTGGTGactttcttcagctgcctccaGTTTctaagggaaaagaaaaagccagCTTCTGTTTTCAG GCCAGGAGTTGGCGTAAGGTGATCCAGATCAATATGGAGTTAACGGAAGTGCGGAGGCAAACAGACCAGAGCTTCATCTCTCTCCTGCAGGCAGTGAGGGTGGGGAG GGTGACGGAGGAAGTCACAGCCAAGCTGATCAAAAGTGCCAACCATCAGATTGAAAGGGACGGTATCCTAGCGACCAGGCTGTGCACACACAAAGATGACGTGGATCTCACCAACGAGAACAAACTCCAGCAATTACCAG GGTCAGCGCGTCTGTTTGAGGCACTAGACAGCGACCCAGTGCTGGTCAACACTATAGATGCTCACAGTCCTGTCGGCAGGCTGATCCAACTCAAAGTGGGAGCTCAG gtcatgctaaCAAAGAACTTGGATGTTGCTCGAGGTCTGGTGAATGGAGCACGAGGTGTCGTGGTTGATTTTGAGTCTGGAAAACATGGTCCGTACCTAGCTGTTAAAAATCCTACGGAAGCAATG GACTCCCACGTGTGCGTTTCCTGTGCGGCGTCACAGAGGTGCTGA
- the pif1 gene encoding ATP-dependent DNA helicase PIF1 isoform X1, whose translation MLSGEDGAQLQCTVTVEQLNSSGQATRRKVIRKASVILGRNEYQEIILRVHDGKVPQSYHLKEFKLFTKFARDGKCTVKLVPENIQVLMSNCPTDQLSLFLKTLSIKHQAWQGSKPLSNREKLKAGLPRSFEAISPLQQKDIQKVKELRSKVAPNGLTDRSNRMTAAGTGQQVKRSRSDCNFSPVKANPSKKPILSLPSRKLNKEQAAVLSAVLSGKNVFFTGSAGTGKSFLLKRIMGSLPPKSTFATASTGVAACHIGGTTLHNFAGIGSGSAPVEQCIELAQRPGVLQHWTSCRHLIIDEISMVEAQFFDKLEAVARSVRRSTEPFGGIQLIVCGDFLQLPPVSKGKEKASFCFQARSWRKVIQINMELTEVRRQTDQSFISLLQAVRVGRVTEEVTAKLIKSANHQIERDGILATRLCTHKDDVDLTNENKLQQLPGSARLFEALDSDPVLVNTIDAHSPVGRLIQLKVGAQVMLTKNLDVARGLVNGARGVVVDFESGKHGLPRVRFLCGVTEVLKPERWVFKSGGGIHLSRQQLPLKLAWAISIHKSQGMTLDCVEISLARVFESGQAYVALSRARSLEGLRVMDFDPRVVRADPEVLLFYRKLRKERLLMQASMDDFVSNNKENAW comes from the exons ATGTTATCGGGAGAGGACGGCGCACAGCTTCAGTGCACTGTGACGGTGGAGCAGCTCAACAGCTCGGGACAGGCCACCCGGAGGAAGGTCATCCGCAAAGCCTCAGTAATTCTGGGCCGGAATGAGTACCAGGAGATCATCCTGCGAGTCCACGACGGCAAAGTGCCCCAAAGCTACCATCTGAAAGAGTTCAAACTTTTCACCAAGTTTGCCAGAGATGGGAAGTGCACCGTGAAACTGGTCCCTGAAAACATCCAGGTCCTCATGTCAAACTGTCCAACTGACCAGCTTAGCCTCTTTCTCAAAACCCTGAGCATCAAACACCAGGCCTGGCAGGGCAGCAAGCCTCTGAGCAACCGAGAGAAGCTCAAGGCCGGCCTGCCCCGCAGCTTCGAGGCCATCAGCCCCCTGCAGCAAAAAGACATCCAGAAAGTCAAGGAGCTGAGAAGCAAAGTGGCTCCTAACGGACTGACGGACCGCAGTAATAGGATGACCGCTGCAGGTACAGGACAGCAGGTCAAACGCTCCAGGAGTGACTGTAACTTCAGCCCA GTAAAGGCCAACCCGAGTAAGAAGCCAATCCTCTCCTTACCATCACGCAAGCTTAACAAAGAGCAGGCTGCTGTTCTCAGTGCAGTGCTGAGTGGCAAGAATGTCTTTTTCACCGGAAGTGCAG GTACAGGGAAGTCCTTCTTGCTCAAGAGAATCATGGGATCTCTTCCACCAAAGAGCACTTTTGCCACAGCCAGCACGGGAGTGGCTGCGTGTCACATCGGAGGAACAACGTTACACAACTTTGCTG GTATTGGCTCAGGCTCTGCCCCAGTGGAGCAGTGCATCGAGCTGGCTCAGAGGCCCGGGGTGCTCCAGCACTGGACTAGCTGTCGACACCTTATCATTGATGAGATTTCCATGGTGGAGGCTCAGTTCTTTGACAAGCTCGAGGCAGTAGCTAG GTCGGTGAGGAGGTCTACCGAGCCATTTGGAGGGATCCAGCTGATCGTTTGTGGTGactttcttcagctgcctccaGTTTctaagggaaaagaaaaagccagCTTCTGTTTTCAG GCCAGGAGTTGGCGTAAGGTGATCCAGATCAATATGGAGTTAACGGAAGTGCGGAGGCAAACAGACCAGAGCTTCATCTCTCTCCTGCAGGCAGTGAGGGTGGGGAG GGTGACGGAGGAAGTCACAGCCAAGCTGATCAAAAGTGCCAACCATCAGATTGAAAGGGACGGTATCCTAGCGACCAGGCTGTGCACACACAAAGATGACGTGGATCTCACCAACGAGAACAAACTCCAGCAATTACCAG GGTCAGCGCGTCTGTTTGAGGCACTAGACAGCGACCCAGTGCTGGTCAACACTATAGATGCTCACAGTCCTGTCGGCAGGCTGATCCAACTCAAAGTGGGAGCTCAG gtcatgctaaCAAAGAACTTGGATGTTGCTCGAGGTCTGGTGAATGGAGCACGAGGTGTCGTGGTTGATTTTGAGTCTGGAAAACATG GACTCCCACGTGTGCGTTTCCTGTGCGGCGTCACAGAGGTGCTGAAGCCAGAGCGCTGGGTGTTTAAGTCCGGTGGTGGGATCCACCTGAGCCGACAGCAGCTGCCACTCAAATTGGCCTGGGCCATCTCCATCCACAAGAGCCAG gGAATGACgctggactgtgtggaaatatCTTTGGCTCGTGTGTTTGAGAGTGGCCAGGCTTACGTGGCCCTGTCTCGGGCTCGGAGCCTCGAGGGTCTAAGGGTCATGGACTTTGACCCCCGCGTGGTCCGGGCAGACCCAGAAGTCCTCCTCTTCTACAGAAAACTGAGGAAGGAAAGGTTGCTCATGCAG GCCTCCATGGATGATTTTGTTAGcaacaataaagaaaatgcaTGGTGA